One genomic region from Arthrobacter sp. FB24 encodes:
- the arfB gene encoding alternative ribosome rescue aminoacyl-tRNA hydrolase ArfB, which translates to MDLEVSPALTIPAPELRWRFSRSSGPGGQHVNTSDSRVELSWNIRDSRALLDEQRLMLLTRLQRRLISGVITVAASEQRSQLRNREIALAKLSGLVAEALAPEAAPRRPTKPTRGSNRRRLAAKEQRSATKQQRRRPSAE; encoded by the coding sequence ATGGATCTGGAGGTGTCACCCGCGCTCACTATTCCCGCCCCGGAACTCCGCTGGCGCTTCTCACGTTCGTCGGGGCCTGGCGGTCAGCACGTCAACACCTCGGACAGCCGCGTCGAGCTCTCCTGGAACATCCGCGACTCGCGGGCACTCTTGGACGAGCAACGGCTGATGCTGCTCACGCGCCTCCAACGGCGCCTCATTTCCGGGGTCATCACCGTGGCGGCCTCCGAGCAGCGCTCACAGCTGCGCAATCGCGAGATCGCCCTCGCCAAGCTCTCCGGCCTTGTGGCAGAGGCCCTTGCTCCCGAAGCTGCCCCTCGGCGTCCAACCAAACCCACCCGGGGATCGAACCGCCGGCGCCTCGCCGCAAAGGAACAAAGATCGGCGACGAAACAACAACGACGGCGGCCGTCCGCCGAATAA